The following coding sequences lie in one Streptomyces xiamenensis genomic window:
- a CDS encoding FHA domain-containing protein FhaB/FipA yields the protein MSELTLTVMRLGFLAVLWLFVIVAVQVIRSDLFGTRVTQRGAARQSAAPMQPRSRQQSPQQAKPARGGRQRRGAPTKLVITEGSLTGTTVALQGQTITLGRAHDSTIVLDDDYASGRHARIYPDRDGQWIVEDLGSTNGTYLERGRLTTPVPIPPGAPIRIGKTVIELRK from the coding sequence ATGTCAGAGCTGACCCTGACGGTCATGAGGCTGGGTTTCCTGGCCGTTCTGTGGCTGTTCGTGATCGTCGCCGTACAGGTGATCCGCAGCGACCTGTTCGGCACGCGGGTCACCCAGCGCGGCGCCGCCCGCCAGAGCGCCGCCCCGATGCAGCCGCGCAGCCGGCAGCAGTCGCCGCAGCAGGCCAAGCCCGCTCGCGGCGGCCGGCAGCGTCGCGGCGCCCCGACGAAGCTGGTGATCACCGAGGGTTCCCTCACCGGAACCACTGTCGCCCTCCAGGGGCAGACCATTACGCTCGGCCGGGCACATGACTCGACGATCGTGCTGGACGACGACTACGCCTCGGGGCGGCACGCGAGGATCTACCCCGACCGCGACGGCCAGTGGATCGTCGAGGACCTCGGATCGACCAATGGCACGTACCTCGAGCGCGGCCGGCTGACCACCCCGGTACCGATCCCGCCCGGAGCGCCGATCCGGATCGGCAAGACGGTCATCGAGCTGCGGAAGTAG
- a CDS encoding PP2C family protein-serine/threonine phosphatase, which yields MTLSLRFAAGSHVGMIRDHNEDSGYAGPRLLAIADGMGGQAAGEVASSEVISTLVQLDDDIPGSDILTSLDASVQGANDRLRAMVEEDSRLDGMGTTLTALLWTGQRLGVVHVGDSRAYLLRGGELTQITQDHTWVQRLVDEGRITEEEATTHPQRSLLMRALGSADHIEADLSIREVRAGDRYMVCSDGLSGVVSHDTLQDTLGTFLPPQDTVRDLIELALRGGGPDNITCIVADVLDVDTQVGDTLAQQMYDAPQIVGAVAETQAQTGGDAPATPASRAAELGRAQPGAPAGAAEGSVPPGTFGAFTDEEYVPQRPRRRPWRTITLSVLALAVAGAGLYAGYRWTQDQYYVGANGDHVALFQGVSQDLGPLSLSSVKEDHPEITLEMLPDYQRSQVEGSISVNDLAEAQTRITELGEQADACQALADQREAIEQAEQDKQDAKNDGNSPTPDAPDTPEDSEATDPPSGGDEAAAPEIPTLTERQQQLSRQCAP from the coding sequence ATGACACTGTCCTTGAGATTCGCCGCCGGATCGCACGTCGGCATGATCCGCGACCACAACGAGGACTCCGGCTACGCCGGGCCCCGGCTGCTGGCCATCGCGGACGGCATGGGCGGCCAGGCGGCCGGCGAGGTCGCCTCCTCCGAAGTGATCTCCACCCTCGTCCAGCTCGACGACGACATCCCGGGCTCCGACATCCTCACCTCGCTCGACGCCTCCGTCCAGGGCGCCAACGACCGGCTGCGCGCGATGGTCGAGGAGGACTCCCGCCTCGACGGCATGGGCACCACGCTCACCGCCCTGCTGTGGACCGGCCAGCGGCTCGGCGTCGTCCACGTCGGCGACTCCCGCGCCTACCTGCTGCGCGGCGGCGAGCTGACGCAGATCACCCAGGACCACACTTGGGTGCAGCGCCTGGTCGACGAGGGCCGCATCACCGAGGAAGAGGCCACCACCCACCCGCAGCGCTCGCTGCTGATGCGGGCGCTGGGCAGCGCCGACCACATCGAGGCCGACCTCTCCATCCGTGAGGTACGGGCCGGCGACCGCTACATGGTCTGCTCCGACGGCCTGTCCGGTGTCGTCAGCCACGACACCCTCCAGGACACCCTCGGCACCTTCCTGCCCCCGCAGGACACCGTCCGCGACCTGATCGAGCTGGCCCTGCGCGGCGGCGGCCCCGACAACATCACCTGCATCGTGGCCGACGTCCTCGACGTCGACACCCAGGTCGGGGACACCCTCGCCCAGCAGATGTACGACGCCCCGCAGATCGTCGGCGCGGTCGCCGAGACCCAGGCGCAGACCGGCGGCGACGCCCCGGCCACCCCCGCCTCGCGCGCCGCCGAACTGGGCCGCGCCCAGCCCGGCGCCCCGGCCGGCGCGGCGGAGGGCTCGGTACCGCCCGGCACCTTCGGCGCGTTCACCGACGAGGAGTACGTACCGCAGCGGCCCCGCCGCCGCCCCTGGCGCACCATCACCCTGTCCGTCCTGGCCCTCGCCGTCGCCGGCGCCGGCCTGTACGCCGGCTACCGCTGGACGCAGGACCAGTACTACGTCGGTGCCAACGGCGATCACGTCGCGCTCTTCCAGGGCGTCAGCCAGGACCTGGGCCCGCTCAGCCTGTCCAGCGTCAAGGAGGACCATCCCGAGATCACCCTGGAGATGCTCCCCGACTACCAGCGCAGCCAGGTCGAGGGCTCCATCTCCGTCAACGATCTCGCCGAGGCGCAGACCCGCATCACCGAGCTGGGTGAGCAGGCGGACGCCTGCCAGGCGCTCGCCGACCAGCGCGAGGCCATTGAGCAGGCCGAGCAGGACAAGCAGGACGCCAAGAACGACGGCAACAGCCCGACCCCGGACGCCCCGGACACCCCGGAGGATTCCGAAGCCACCGATCCGCCCAGCGGGGGCGACGAAGCCGCCGCACCCGAGATCCCGACCCTCACCGAACGCCAGCAGCAGCTCTCGCGGCAGTGCGCCCCTTAG
- a CDS encoding peptidoglycan D,D-transpeptidase FtsI family protein: MNKPMRRVAVFCGLLILALLVRVNWVQFVQADELQTDANNRRVLIERYAHPRGDIIVEGNSITGSVETDDNDFAYKRTYTDGEMWAPVTGFASLFNTTLLEGIYDSILTGDDDRLFFNRTIDMLTGKDRTGGNVVTTLNEDAQRAAFEGLGDKKGAVAAIDPRTGEILALVSTPSYDPSTFTGNSSDDTEAWSALQKENNPDDPMLNRALRETYPPGSTFKVVTAAAALENGLIDGVDEKTGYPDPFPLPDTNGQEVGNLIDGYCPDASLRTALMWSCNTVFLGISDELGNETMMDTAATFGFNEEVFTPVRAEASQYPEDNRPQNAMAGIGQASNRATPLQMAMVAAAIANDGKLMQPYMVDQLVAPNLNVIEQTEPQEMSRPLSAENAQALQSAMESVVDEGTASNAQIDGVKVGGKTGTAQHGENNEAIPYAWFISYAMTDNGSPVAVAVVVENGSQDRNEVGGNALAAPIAKDVMEAVLAGQN, from the coding sequence ATGAACAAACCAATGCGACGCGTCGCTGTCTTCTGCGGCCTGCTCATCCTCGCCCTGCTGGTCCGCGTCAACTGGGTGCAGTTCGTCCAGGCCGACGAGCTCCAGACCGATGCCAACAACCGGCGGGTGCTGATCGAGCGGTACGCCCACCCGCGCGGCGACATCATCGTCGAGGGCAACTCCATCACCGGCTCGGTCGAGACCGACGACAACGACTTCGCGTACAAGCGCACCTACACGGACGGCGAGATGTGGGCGCCGGTCACCGGCTTCGCCTCGCTGTTCAACACCACCCTGCTCGAGGGCATCTACGACTCGATCCTCACCGGCGACGATGACCGGCTGTTCTTCAACCGCACCATCGACATGCTCACCGGCAAGGACCGCACCGGCGGCAACGTCGTCACCACCCTCAACGAGGACGCCCAGCGGGCCGCCTTCGAGGGCCTGGGCGACAAGAAGGGCGCGGTCGCCGCGATCGACCCCCGCACCGGCGAGATCCTCGCCCTGGTCTCCACCCCCTCCTACGACCCCTCCACCTTCACCGGGAACTCCTCGGACGACACCGAGGCGTGGAGCGCGCTCCAGAAGGAGAACAACCCGGACGACCCGATGCTCAACCGGGCGCTGCGCGAGACCTACCCGCCCGGCTCCACCTTCAAGGTGGTCACGGCGGCGGCGGCGCTGGAGAACGGCCTGATCGACGGCGTGGACGAGAAGACCGGCTACCCGGACCCGTTCCCGCTGCCCGACACCAACGGGCAGGAGGTCGGGAACCTGATCGACGGCTACTGCCCCGACGCCTCGCTGCGCACCGCCCTGATGTGGTCCTGCAACACCGTCTTCCTCGGCATCAGTGACGAGCTGGGCAACGAGACGATGATGGACACCGCGGCGACCTTCGGCTTCAACGAAGAGGTCTTCACCCCGGTCCGCGCCGAGGCCAGCCAGTACCCCGAGGACAACCGGCCGCAGAACGCCATGGCCGGCATCGGCCAGGCGTCCAACCGTGCCACCCCGCTCCAGATGGCCATGGTCGCCGCCGCCATCGCCAACGACGGCAAGCTCATGCAGCCGTACATGGTGGACCAGCTGGTCGCCCCGAACCTGAATGTGATCGAGCAGACGGAGCCCCAGGAGATGTCCCGGCCGCTGTCCGCCGAGAACGCCCAGGCGCTCCAGTCCGCCATGGAGTCCGTGGTCGACGAGGGCACCGCCTCCAACGCCCAGATCGACGGGGTGAAGGTCGGCGGCAAGACCGGTACCGCGCAGCACGGCGAGAACAACGAGGCCATCCCGTACGCGTGGTTCATCTCCTACGCCATGACGGACAACGGCTCGCCGGTCGCGGTCGCCGTCGTGGTGGAGAACGGCTCCCAGGACCGCAACGAGGTCGGCGGCAACGCGCTCGCCGCCCCCATCGCCAAGGACGTCATGGAAGCCGTCCTGGCCGGCCAGAATTGA